One segment of Streptomyces sp. NBC_01463 DNA contains the following:
- a CDS encoding Lrp/AsnC family transcriptional regulator, whose translation MDAVDRQLIQALRENGRASYAELGRLVGLSGPSVTDRINRLETAGVITGYRATVDAASLGLGVTALIGISLSDAADHEDVARRLKDLAEIEDAWFIAGDDSYMLKVRVGDVDGLEKTIRRLSGTKGVSRTRTTIVLSTKWENRVGDLPEES comes from the coding sequence ATGGACGCGGTGGACAGGCAGCTCATCCAGGCCCTCAGGGAGAACGGCAGGGCCTCGTACGCCGAGCTGGGACGGCTCGTGGGGCTCTCCGGGCCCAGCGTCACCGACCGCATCAACCGGCTGGAAACCGCCGGTGTCATCACCGGCTACCGCGCCACCGTCGACGCGGCCTCGCTCGGCCTCGGGGTCACGGCCCTCATCGGCATCTCGCTCTCGGACGCCGCCGACCACGAGGACGTGGCCCGCCGGCTGAAGGACCTCGCCGAGATCGAGGACGCCTGGTTCATCGCGGGCGACGACTCGTACATGCTCAAGGTCCGGGTCGGCGACGTGGACGGCCTGGAGAAGACCATCCGCCGGCTCAGCGGCACCAAGGGCGTCTCGCGCACGCGCACCACGATCGTGCTCTCCACCAAGTGGGAGAACCGGGTCGGAGACCTCCCCGAAGAGAGCTAG
- a CDS encoding 4-hydroxybenzoate octaprenyltransferase codes for MSAAEATLGSGPAQPNSKVKAFLRLVMIEHSVFALPFAYIAALTAMFRVDESIHWGTLLLVTIAMVGLRTFAMAANRIIDREIDARNPRTAGRELVTGAVSVKSAWTGALVAVVVFLGAAALLNPLCLALAPVAVIPMVVYPYGKRFTNYPHAILGIAQAMGPIGAWLAVTGSWSWDAVILGLAVGVWIGGFDLIFACQDVQADRAHGVLSVPARFGVPAALWGARVCHAVTTGLLVWFGLATEAGLFYWIGMVIVAVAFVYEHRVVRPHDLSRLNRAFFQVNGFIGIALFACALLDLLVRGLTV; via the coding sequence GTGAGCGCCGCCGAAGCGACCCTGGGCTCCGGGCCCGCGCAACCGAACAGCAAGGTCAAGGCGTTCCTGCGGCTCGTGATGATCGAGCACTCGGTCTTCGCGCTGCCCTTCGCCTACATCGCCGCCCTGACCGCGATGTTCCGGGTGGACGAGAGCATCCACTGGGGCACGCTGCTGCTCGTCACGATCGCGATGGTCGGGCTGCGGACGTTCGCCATGGCCGCGAACCGGATCATCGACCGGGAGATCGACGCCCGCAATCCGCGCACCGCGGGCCGTGAGCTGGTGACCGGTGCGGTGTCGGTGAAGTCGGCGTGGACGGGGGCGCTCGTCGCCGTCGTCGTGTTCCTCGGGGCCGCGGCCCTGCTGAACCCGCTCTGTCTGGCGCTGGCCCCGGTCGCCGTGATCCCGATGGTCGTCTACCCGTACGGCAAGCGGTTCACGAACTACCCGCACGCCATCCTGGGCATCGCCCAGGCCATGGGCCCGATCGGCGCCTGGCTGGCCGTGACCGGCAGCTGGTCGTGGGACGCGGTGATCCTGGGTCTTGCCGTCGGCGTCTGGATCGGCGGCTTCGACCTGATCTTCGCCTGCCAGGACGTGCAGGCCGACCGCGCCCACGGGGTGCTGTCCGTCCCGGCGCGCTTCGGGGTGCCGGCGGCGCTGTGGGGGGCGCGGGTCTGCCACGCGGTGACGACGGGCCTGCTGGTCTGGTTCGGTCTGGCCACGGAGGCCGGGCTCTTCTACTGGATCGGCATGGTGATCGTCGCGGTGGCCTTCGTGTACGAGCACCGGGTGGTGCGGCCGCACGATCTCTCAAGGCTCAACCGGGCGTTCTTCCAGGTCAACGGGTTCATCGGGATCGCACTGTTCGCGTGCGCGCTGCTGGACCTGCTGGTGCGGGGCCTGACGGTGTAG
- a CDS encoding UbiX family flavin prenyltransferase, with translation MSQQRRQPWIVGVSGASGTPFAAAVLRGLLAAGESVDLVVSRASRLTLLDETGIAFRDAHWQEDLAGWLARGADGKPHTFDVDVSGVRHWAAGDLAAGPSSGSYPAKGMLIVPASTACVAGVALGLSKDLLQRAASVTLKERRKLVVAVRETPLNGQTLKHLVTLDEAGAVVLPASPAFYAGATHIQDLVDFVAGRVLDAAGVPHRLYRRWEGELGGGSRG, from the coding sequence GTGAGTCAGCAGCGGCGACAGCCTTGGATTGTCGGGGTTTCGGGCGCTTCGGGCACCCCATTCGCCGCTGCCGTCCTGCGCGGTCTGCTGGCCGCGGGGGAGAGCGTCGATCTGGTGGTGAGCCGGGCCTCGCGCCTCACGCTGCTGGACGAGACGGGGATCGCGTTCCGCGACGCGCACTGGCAGGAGGACCTGGCCGGCTGGCTGGCGCGGGGGGCGGACGGGAAGCCGCACACCTTCGACGTGGACGTGTCCGGCGTGCGGCACTGGGCGGCCGGCGATCTGGCCGCGGGTCCGTCCTCGGGGTCGTACCCGGCGAAGGGGATGCTGATCGTGCCGGCGTCGACGGCGTGCGTGGCCGGGGTGGCGCTGGGGCTCTCGAAGGACCTGCTGCAGCGGGCCGCGAGCGTGACGCTCAAGGAGCGGCGGAAGCTGGTCGTCGCGGTGCGCGAGACGCCGCTGAACGGTCAGACGCTGAAGCATCTGGTGACCCTGGACGAGGCGGGCGCGGTCGTGCTGCCCGCCTCTCCGGCGTTCTACGCGGGTGCGACGCACATCCAGGATCTGGTGGATTTCGTCGCGGGGCGGGTGCTGGACGCGGCAGGGGTGCCGCACCGGCTGTACCGCCGCTGGGAGGGGGAGCTCGGTGGTGGCTCCCGCGGCTGA
- the mqnE gene encoding aminofutalosine synthase MqnE → MDAGLKRELEQKVRDGERLSREDGIALYESDDLAWLGGLAHEVRTRKNGDVVHFNVNRHLNMTNVCTASCAYCSFQRKPGEKDAYTMRIEEAVRLAKAMEGESLTELHIVNGLHPTLPWRYYPRSLSALKEALPEVSLKAFTATEIHHFETISGLSASEILDELIEAGLESLTGGGAEIFDWEVRQHIVDHATHWEDWSRIHRLAHEKGLKTPATMLYGHIEEPRHRVDHVLRLRELQDETGGFQVFIPLRYQHDFVDMKDGKVRNKLQARTTMATGAEALKTFAVSRLLFDNVPHVKVFWVMHGVQTAQLALQHGADDMDGSVVEYKITHDADNYGTPNKLGREDLLDLIRDAGFRPVERNTRYEIIREYPGPDAERRESPQPMRV, encoded by the coding sequence GTGGACGCGGGACTCAAGCGCGAGCTGGAGCAGAAGGTCCGGGACGGCGAGCGGCTGTCCCGCGAGGACGGGATCGCGCTCTACGAGTCCGACGACCTGGCCTGGCTGGGCGGACTGGCCCATGAGGTGCGTACGCGCAAGAACGGCGACGTCGTCCACTTCAACGTCAACCGTCACCTCAACATGACCAACGTGTGCACCGCCTCGTGCGCGTACTGCTCCTTCCAGCGCAAGCCGGGGGAGAAGGACGCGTACACGATGCGCATCGAGGAGGCCGTCCGCCTCGCGAAGGCGATGGAGGGCGAGAGCCTCACCGAGCTGCACATCGTCAACGGGCTGCACCCCACCCTGCCGTGGCGCTACTACCCGCGCTCGCTGAGCGCGCTCAAGGAAGCGCTGCCCGAGGTCTCCCTCAAGGCGTTCACCGCCACCGAGATCCACCACTTCGAGACCATCTCCGGGCTCTCCGCCTCCGAGATCCTCGACGAGCTCATCGAGGCCGGTCTGGAGTCGCTGACCGGCGGCGGTGCGGAGATCTTCGACTGGGAGGTCCGCCAGCACATCGTCGACCACGCCACCCACTGGGAGGACTGGTCGCGCATCCACCGGCTCGCGCACGAGAAGGGTCTCAAGACCCCGGCGACGATGCTGTACGGGCACATCGAGGAGCCCCGTCACCGCGTCGACCACGTGCTGCGGCTGCGTGAGCTCCAGGACGAGACCGGCGGCTTCCAGGTCTTCATCCCGCTGCGCTACCAGCACGACTTCGTGGACATGAAGGACGGCAAGGTCCGCAACAAGCTCCAGGCGCGCACGACGATGGCGACCGGCGCCGAGGCGCTGAAGACCTTCGCGGTCTCCCGGCTGCTCTTCGACAACGTCCCGCACGTCAAGGTCTTCTGGGTGATGCACGGCGTGCAGACCGCCCAGCTCGCGCTGCAGCACGGCGCGGACGACATGGACGGCTCGGTCGTCGAGTACAAGATCACGCACGACGCGGACAACTACGGCACGCCGAACAAGCTCGGCCGTGAGGATCTGCTGGACCTGATCCGCGACGCGGGCTTCCGGCCCGTGGAGCGCAACACCCGGTACGAGATCATCCGCGAGTACCCGGGCCCGGACGCGGAGCGGCGCGAGTCGCCGCAGCCGATGCGGGTCTGA
- a CDS encoding TetR/AcrR family transcriptional regulator, protein MPRAVREQQMMDAAVQIFGQRGFRAASMDEIAELAGVSKPLVYLYLNSKDELFSACIRREANALVDAVRVAAEPGLPADRQLWSGLRAFFTHTAENPDGWAVLYRQARTHGEPFATEVNVMREEIVAFVTGLIGAAAREVHDDPALADRDVAGLAQALVGAAEALAGWANETPGVSSKEAAATLMNFSWAGLENLMNGRPWRAS, encoded by the coding sequence ATGCCACGCGCGGTGCGTGAGCAGCAGATGATGGATGCCGCGGTACAGATCTTCGGGCAGCGCGGATTCCGTGCGGCCTCGATGGACGAGATCGCCGAGCTGGCCGGGGTGTCCAAGCCGCTGGTCTATCTCTATCTGAACTCCAAGGACGAACTCTTCTCCGCCTGCATCAGGCGTGAGGCGAACGCCCTGGTCGACGCGGTGCGGGTGGCGGCGGAGCCGGGGCTGCCCGCGGACCGGCAACTGTGGTCGGGGCTCCGGGCGTTCTTCACGCACACCGCGGAGAACCCGGACGGCTGGGCGGTGTTGTACCGGCAGGCGCGGACGCACGGGGAGCCGTTCGCCACCGAGGTGAACGTGATGCGCGAGGAGATCGTTGCGTTCGTGACGGGTCTGATCGGGGCCGCGGCGCGCGAGGTGCACGACGATCCGGCGCTCGCGGACCGCGATGTGGCGGGGCTCGCGCAGGCGTTGGTGGGCGCCGCGGAGGCGCTCGCCGGCTGGGCCAACGAGACTCCGGGCGTCTCGTCCAAGGAGGCCGCGGCCACCTTGATGAACTTCTCCTGGGCGGGCCTGGAGAACCTGATGAACGGGCGTCCCTGGAGGGCCTCGTAG
- a CDS encoding MaoC/PaaZ C-terminal domain-containing protein produces the protein MPSLILSLARGALTSPFKKAGRPGAALPADRPHLPAAPLAAGPLAAYSRICGFAESGTLPVTYPHVLAFPLAMRLMTRRNFPLPVTGLVHTWIEITAHRTLHPTDRLELTVYATELTPHRRGTEVTVVTEARLSDELVWESRSGYLSRHAPRTEPAPPPPPAAPEPAPPAVTEWRLPADLGRRYGAASGDRNPIHLHPLTARLFGFPRAIAHGMWTVARCLAESPQPHLIRSVRADFKAPVLLPGTVTYAADGTAFQLRGDDDRVHLTGTAGLRT, from the coding sequence ATGCCGAGCCTGATCCTCTCCCTGGCGCGCGGCGCCCTCACCTCCCCGTTCAAGAAGGCGGGCAGGCCCGGTGCCGCGCTGCCGGCCGACCGGCCGCACCTCCCGGCCGCACCCCTCGCCGCCGGGCCACTGGCCGCGTACAGCAGGATCTGCGGCTTCGCCGAATCGGGCACCCTGCCGGTCACCTACCCGCACGTCCTGGCCTTCCCCCTCGCCATGCGGCTGATGACCCGCCGGAACTTCCCGCTGCCGGTCACCGGACTCGTCCACACCTGGATCGAGATCACCGCACACCGCACCCTGCACCCCACCGACCGGCTCGAACTCACCGTGTACGCAACGGAACTGACCCCGCACCGGCGCGGCACCGAGGTGACGGTGGTCACCGAGGCACGGCTGTCGGACGAGCTGGTGTGGGAGTCGCGCAGCGGCTACCTCTCCCGGCACGCCCCCCGTACGGAACCCGCACCGCCGCCCCCGCCCGCCGCTCCGGAACCGGCTCCCCCCGCCGTCACCGAGTGGCGGCTGCCCGCCGACCTCGGACGGCGCTACGGAGCAGCGTCGGGCGACCGCAACCCGATCCACCTCCACCCGCTGACCGCCCGGCTGTTCGGCTTCCCCCGCGCCATCGCCCACGGCATGTGGACCGTCGCCCGCTGCCTCGCCGAGTCCCCGCAGCCGCACCTGATCCGCTCGGTCCGGGCCGACTTCAAGGCACCCGTCCTGCTGCCCGGCACCGTCACCTACGCGGCGGACGGCACCGCCTTCCAGCTCCGCGGCGACGACGACCGCGTCCACCTGACGGGGACGGCGGGGCTCCGGACCTGA
- a CDS encoding MarR family transcriptional regulator gives MTTEPTPRAATAPDDRPVPTPDDLLEPLAVVVRGHHDDLTAVAARHGLSTSQARALIALNAPMPMSALAAHLVCDASNATGLVGRMEARGLVRRTPAPGDRRSKVASRTPEGTELAHTLRAEMRAVHGALEALTPEERTALLPLLNRLGQLLYA, from the coding sequence ATGACCACCGAACCGACGCCCCGCGCCGCCACTGCTCCGGACGATCGACCCGTGCCGACCCCGGACGACCTCCTGGAGCCGCTCGCCGTCGTCGTCCGCGGCCACCACGACGACCTCACCGCCGTCGCCGCCCGTCATGGCCTGTCGACCTCGCAGGCCCGCGCGCTCATCGCACTCAACGCGCCCATGCCGATGAGCGCGCTCGCCGCCCACCTGGTCTGCGACGCCTCCAACGCCACCGGCCTCGTCGGCCGCATGGAGGCCCGCGGCCTGGTCCGCCGCACCCCGGCCCCCGGCGACCGCCGCTCCAAGGTCGCGAGCCGCACCCCCGAGGGCACCGAGCTCGCCCACACCCTCCGCGCCGAGATGCGCGCCGTGCACGGCGCACTCGAAGCGCTCACCCCGGAGGAGCGCACCGCCCTGCTGCCCCTGCTCAACCGGCTGGGGCAGCTGCTCTACGCGTGA
- a CDS encoding 3-oxoacyl-ACP reductase, which yields MADRYLHLTGTATGRFVTRKLGLPQPARLRRWTLETPALTGPVLHLTAGDSAVTEELGAVLAVCGPEVVARADRPAGIVLDATAVDTAAGLGAVHAALHPVVRSLAPGGRVVVVGVHPSPDDHHQAAAQQALEGFVRSLGKEIGKGATVQLLRIAPGAVAGAESTLRFLLSPRSAYISGQVIEVTAAAPDPVADWAAPLTGRTALVTGAARGIGASVASVLARDGAHVICLDIPQAQEDLVRTADRLGATALPLDITADDAAERIAAAAPDGLDILVHNAGITRDRRLANMSADRWASVIDVNLDSVLRTTDALLKAGTVNRGGRIVATASIAGIAGNNGQTNYAASKAGIIGLVRSLAPRAAADHGVTVNAVAPGFIETKMTAAVPLFIREAGRRMNSLSQGGLPVDVAETTAWFAQPASSAVNGQIVRVCGQSLLGA from the coding sequence ATGGCCGACCGCTATCTGCACCTCACCGGCACAGCAACCGGCCGCTTCGTGACCCGGAAACTTGGCCTGCCGCAGCCCGCCCGGCTGCGCCGCTGGACACTGGAGACCCCGGCGCTCACCGGCCCCGTCCTCCATCTCACGGCCGGGGACTCCGCCGTCACGGAGGAGCTCGGCGCCGTCCTCGCCGTCTGCGGACCGGAGGTCGTGGCACGCGCCGACCGGCCCGCCGGAATCGTCCTGGACGCGACGGCCGTCGACACCGCCGCCGGACTCGGAGCCGTACACGCCGCACTCCACCCGGTCGTCCGCTCCCTCGCACCGGGCGGCCGCGTCGTCGTCGTCGGAGTGCACCCGTCCCCGGACGACCACCACCAGGCAGCCGCCCAGCAGGCCCTCGAAGGCTTCGTGCGCTCACTCGGCAAGGAGATCGGCAAGGGCGCCACCGTCCAGCTGCTGCGCATCGCACCCGGCGCGGTCGCCGGCGCCGAGTCCACCCTGCGCTTCCTGCTCTCCCCCCGCTCCGCCTACATCAGCGGCCAGGTCATCGAGGTCACCGCGGCCGCCCCCGACCCGGTCGCCGACTGGGCCGCCCCGCTCACCGGACGCACCGCCCTGGTCACCGGCGCCGCCCGCGGCATCGGCGCCTCGGTCGCCTCGGTCCTGGCCCGGGACGGCGCCCACGTCATCTGCCTGGACATCCCGCAGGCCCAGGAGGACCTGGTGCGCACCGCGGACCGGCTCGGCGCCACCGCCCTGCCGCTGGACATCACCGCGGACGACGCCGCCGAACGGATCGCCGCCGCCGCCCCGGACGGCCTCGACATCCTCGTCCACAACGCCGGCATCACCCGCGACCGGCGGCTCGCCAACATGTCCGCCGACCGCTGGGCCTCGGTCATCGACGTCAACCTCGACAGCGTCCTGCGCACCACCGACGCCCTGCTGAAGGCCGGCACGGTCAACCGCGGCGGCCGGATCGTCGCCACCGCGTCCATCGCGGGCATCGCGGGCAACAACGGCCAGACCAACTACGCGGCCAGCAAGGCGGGCATCATCGGCCTGGTCCGCTCGCTCGCCCCGCGCGCCGCCGCCGACCACGGCGTCACGGTCAACGCGGTCGCCCCCGGCTTCATCGAGACGAAGATGACCGCGGCCGTCCCCCTCTTCATCCGGGAGGCCGGCCGCCGGATGAACTCCCTCTCCCAGGGCGGCCTCCCGGTCGACGTCGCCGAGACGACCGCCTGGTTCGCCCAGCCCGCGTCCAGCGCCGTCAACGGCCAGATCGTCCGGGTCTGCGGCCAGAGCCTGCTGGGGGCGTGA
- a CDS encoding GNAT family N-acetyltransferase, with translation MALTFELDPAFDRSVRDGVVALWTDVSNAGGAVGFVPPVTADDIRPELVKHLVAIAEGRTRLLVGYDEDGAVAATAFLALNSHRLMTHWLWLYTVMVHPRHQGRGYGRDLMAAAADAARGIDGIEAVRLTCRGGTGADRFYAACGYKEVGRVPDAIRVAEGDDRDDIIMLLPLG, from the coding sequence ATGGCGCTTACATTTGAACTGGACCCCGCATTCGACCGCTCCGTCCGGGACGGCGTGGTCGCGCTGTGGACCGACGTGTCCAACGCCGGCGGCGCCGTGGGCTTCGTGCCGCCCGTCACCGCCGACGACATCCGGCCCGAGCTGGTCAAGCACCTCGTGGCCATCGCCGAGGGCCGGACCCGGCTGCTCGTCGGCTACGACGAGGACGGCGCCGTCGCGGCCACGGCCTTCCTCGCCCTCAACTCCCACCGCCTGATGACGCACTGGCTCTGGCTCTACACCGTGATGGTCCACCCCCGCCACCAGGGCCGCGGCTACGGCCGGGACCTGATGGCCGCGGCCGCCGACGCCGCGCGCGGCATCGACGGCATCGAGGCCGTCCGGCTCACCTGCCGCGGCGGCACCGGCGCCGACCGCTTCTACGCCGCCTGCGGATACAAGGAGGTCGGCCGGGTGCCGGACGCGATCCGGGTGGCCGAAGGCGACGACCGCGACGACATCATCATGCTGCTCCCGCTCGGCTGA
- a CDS encoding menaquinone biosynthesis decarboxylase, producing the protein MAYDDLRSLLRALEREGELKRIKAEVDPYLEVGEIVDRVNKAGGPALLFENVKGSSMPLAMNVFGTDKRLLKALGLKSYAEISDKIGGLLKPELPHGFVGVREAFGKLGTMVHVPPKKVKSENAPVQEVVLTGDDVDLDRLPALFTWPKDGGSFFNLGLTHTKHPETGVRNLGLYRLQRHDRRTIGMHWQIHKDSRNHYQVAAKRGERLPVAIAFGAPPAVTYASTAPLPGDIDEYLFAGFIQGKRIEMVDCKTVPLQVPANAEVVIEGWLEPGEMLPEGPFGDHTGFYTPQEPFPALTIDCVTMRKRPLLQSIVVGRPPTEDGPLGRATERFFLPLLKIIVPDIVDYHLPESGGFHNCAIVSIDKKYPKHAQKVMSAIWGAHMMSLTKLIVVVDSDCDVHDLHEVSWRALGNTDYARDLTVAEGPVDHLDHASYQQFWGGKAGIDATKKWPEEGYTRDGGWPDMVESDPDTAAKVDRRWKEYGL; encoded by the coding sequence ATGGCTTACGACGATCTTCGATCCCTCCTCCGGGCTCTGGAGCGCGAGGGCGAGCTCAAGCGCATCAAGGCCGAGGTCGACCCCTACCTGGAGGTCGGTGAGATCGTCGACCGGGTCAACAAGGCCGGCGGTCCCGCGCTGCTCTTCGAGAACGTCAAGGGGTCCTCGATGCCCCTGGCCATGAACGTCTTCGGGACCGACAAGCGGCTCCTCAAGGCGCTCGGGCTGAAGTCCTACGCCGAGATCAGCGACAAGATCGGCGGACTGCTCAAGCCGGAGCTGCCGCACGGCTTCGTCGGCGTCCGGGAGGCCTTCGGCAAACTCGGCACGATGGTGCACGTACCGCCGAAGAAGGTGAAGAGCGAGAACGCCCCCGTCCAGGAGGTCGTCCTCACCGGCGACGACGTGGACCTGGACCGGCTGCCCGCGCTGTTCACCTGGCCCAAGGACGGCGGCTCGTTCTTCAACCTCGGCCTCACGCACACCAAGCACCCCGAGACCGGCGTCCGCAACCTCGGGCTCTACCGCCTCCAGCGCCACGACCGCCGCACCATCGGGATGCACTGGCAGATCCACAAGGACAGCCGCAACCACTACCAGGTCGCCGCCAAGCGCGGCGAGCGGCTGCCGGTCGCCATCGCCTTCGGGGCGCCGCCCGCGGTCACGTACGCCTCCACCGCGCCGCTGCCCGGGGACATCGACGAGTACCTCTTCGCCGGCTTCATCCAGGGCAAGCGCATCGAGATGGTCGACTGCAAGACCGTGCCGCTCCAGGTCCCGGCCAACGCCGAGGTCGTCATCGAGGGCTGGCTGGAGCCGGGGGAGATGCTCCCCGAGGGGCCGTTCGGCGACCACACCGGGTTCTACACCCCGCAGGAACCGTTCCCCGCGCTGACCATCGACTGCGTGACCATGCGCAAGCGCCCGCTGCTCCAGTCGATCGTGGTGGGCCGGCCGCCGACCGAGGACGGGCCGCTGGGGCGGGCCACCGAGCGGTTCTTCCTGCCCCTGCTCAAGATCATCGTGCCGGACATCGTGGACTACCACCTGCCCGAGTCCGGCGGTTTCCACAACTGCGCGATCGTCTCGATCGACAAGAAGTACCCGAAGCACGCCCAGAAGGTGATGAGCGCCATCTGGGGCGCGCACATGATGTCGCTGACCAAGCTGATCGTCGTCGTGGACTCCGACTGCGACGTCCACGATCTGCACGAGGTGTCCTGGCGGGCCCTCGGCAACACCGACTACGCGCGCGACCTCACCGTCGCCGAGGGGCCCGTCGACCATCTCGACCATGCCTCCTACCAGCAGTTCTGGGGCGGCAAGGCGGGCATCGACGCGACGAAGAAGTGGCCCGAGGAGGGCTACACCCGGGACGGGGGCTGGCCGGACATGGTCGAGTCCGACCCGGACACGGCGGCGAAGGTCGACCGCCGCTGGAAGGAATACGGACTGTGA
- a CDS encoding DUF4229 domain-containing protein yields the protein MRLSIFVGCLVVAAIAVNFGLLPSGAGGSNVIWVVLLALVLSAPLSYVLLRKQRDEMSEQIVSSVDRAKARLEANRTREDSVTQ from the coding sequence ATGCGTCTCAGCATCTTCGTCGGCTGCCTCGTCGTCGCCGCCATCGCCGTCAACTTCGGGCTCCTCCCCTCCGGCGCCGGAGGATCCAACGTCATCTGGGTCGTCCTGCTCGCGCTGGTGCTCTCCGCGCCGCTCAGCTACGTACTCCTGCGCAAGCAGCGCGACGAGATGTCCGAGCAGATCGTGTCCTCGGTCGACCGCGCCAAGGCCCGCCTCGAAGCGAACCGCACCCGCGAGGACAGCGTCACCCAGTAG
- a CDS encoding PLD nuclease N-terminal domain-containing protein produces MLRALIYLLPLALTIFAFIDCLNTPEDEAKHLPKIAWVFIILLFWIVGPIVWLAAGKVRQAPAGGRTPSEWHRGHRQQWVAPDDNPDFLKSLKDENQKDEAVLKDWEADLRRREDELKRREGGPEESAPPAS; encoded by the coding sequence ATGCTCCGGGCCCTGATCTATCTCCTGCCTCTGGCGCTGACGATCTTCGCGTTCATCGACTGTCTGAACACCCCGGAGGACGAGGCCAAGCACCTGCCGAAGATCGCCTGGGTCTTCATCATCCTGCTCTTCTGGATCGTCGGCCCGATCGTGTGGCTGGCCGCGGGCAAGGTGCGCCAGGCGCCCGCCGGAGGCCGTACGCCCTCCGAATGGCATCGCGGCCACCGGCAGCAGTGGGTGGCGCCGGACGACAATCCCGACTTCCTCAAGTCGCTGAAGGACGAGAACCAGAAGGACGAGGCCGTCCTCAAGGACTGGGAGGCGGACCTGCGCCGCCGCGAGGACGAGCTGAAGCGGCGCGAGGGCGGGCCGGAGGAGTCGGCCCCGCCGGCTTCCTGA
- a CDS encoding dicarboxylate/amino acid:cation symporter translates to MSANPASATTDEPSGSGFRIPKVPFWAQIVAGLVLGVLLGWLTRSYDIEWLYTTLDKVGHIFVQLLKLAVAPLVFFAILVSITNLRKVNNAARLATRTLLWFMITSLIAVAIGLAIGLITNPGSGTGLTPKDGKAPEHAGSWLDFLTGIIPDNVITPFTELNVLQIVFMAAVAGIAALKLGEKAQPILTLSESILELLQKALWWVIRLAPLGTVGLIGYAIADYGWDLIGKYATFTADVYIGCALVMFGVYPLLLATVAKVSPIQFFKGAWPAIQLAFVSRSSVGTMPVTQKVTERLGVPKEYASFAVPFGATTKMDGCAAIYPALAAIFIAQIFDVQLGVGDYILIAFVSVIGSAATAGLTGATVMLTLTLSTLGLPLEGVGLLMAIDPILDMMRTATNVAGQALVPVIVSAREKILDHDAYNSASASPVDDVEVRENEPERVAVAA, encoded by the coding sequence GTGTCCGCGAATCCCGCGTCCGCCACCACCGACGAGCCCTCCGGCTCCGGTTTCCGCATACCCAAGGTCCCGTTCTGGGCCCAGATCGTCGCCGGTCTCGTCCTCGGCGTCCTGCTCGGCTGGCTCACCCGCAGCTACGACATCGAGTGGCTCTACACCACGCTCGACAAGGTCGGCCACATCTTCGTCCAGCTGCTGAAGCTGGCCGTCGCGCCCCTCGTCTTCTTCGCGATCCTGGTGTCGATCACCAACCTGCGCAAGGTCAACAACGCCGCCCGGCTGGCCACCCGCACGCTGCTCTGGTTCATGATCACCTCACTGATCGCGGTCGCCATCGGCCTCGCGATCGGCCTGATCACCAACCCGGGCTCCGGCACCGGCCTCACGCCGAAGGACGGCAAGGCCCCCGAGCACGCGGGCTCCTGGCTCGACTTCCTGACCGGCATCATCCCGGACAACGTGATCACGCCGTTCACCGAGCTGAACGTCCTGCAGATCGTCTTCATGGCCGCCGTCGCCGGCATCGCCGCACTGAAGCTCGGCGAGAAGGCCCAGCCGATCCTCACCCTCAGCGAGTCCATCCTGGAGCTCCTCCAGAAGGCCCTGTGGTGGGTCATCCGCCTCGCCCCCCTCGGCACCGTCGGCCTCATCGGCTACGCGATCGCCGACTACGGCTGGGACCTGATCGGCAAGTACGCGACCTTCACCGCCGACGTCTACATCGGCTGCGCCCTGGTGATGTTCGGCGTCTACCCGCTGCTGCTCGCCACCGTCGCCAAGGTCAGCCCGATCCAGTTCTTCAAGGGCGCCTGGCCCGCGATCCAGCTGGCCTTCGTCTCCCGCTCCTCGGTCGGCACGATGCCGGTCACCCAGAAGGTCACCGAGCGCCTCGGCGTCCCGAAGGAGTACGCCTCCTTCGCGGTCCCGTTCGGCGCGACGACCAAGATGGACGGCTGCGCCGCGATCTACCCGGCACTCGCCGCGATCTTCATCGCGCAGATCTTCGACGTGCAGTTGGGTGTCGGTGACTACATCCTCATCGCGTTCGTCTCGGTGATCGGCTCGGCGGCCACCGCCGGTCTCACCGGCGCCACGGTCATGCTGACCCTGACGCTGTCGACGCTGGGCCTCCCGCTGGAGGGCGTCGGCCTGCTGATGGCCATCGACCCGATCCTGGACATGATGCGGACGGCAACGAACGTTGCAGGTCAGGCGCTCGTCCCGGTGATCGTCTCGGCCCGCGAGAAGATCCTCGACCACGACGCGTACAACTCGGCCTCGGCCTCCCCGGTCGACGACGTCGAGGTGCGCGAGAACGAGCCGGAGCGCGTGGCGGTCGCCGCGTAA